A single region of the Nocardioides ochotonae genome encodes:
- a CDS encoding O-antigen ligase family protein produces MYVALLGDQPAAGVVGLVLAVLLFRDWRVWATLAAATLPFAAPLVVSAGGLGLALCDIFAVLALASYYSQGKHRDLPWRPLAAVAVPVAGAAVYFIVAGLQVVGVHPSIHTALTLVQRIELVVVWLVLGAVIYQGKALRPVLIVYVAGSLLLALAWYAAPGSTGVLGVQKNPAGSVIVVAILIALIMWKSTWRLVPVVILVGGLACTGSRGSMVSLAVAALVLLALGRSLKTSVIALAGMGAAAWAALAFLPAAMVDRILNRSSEGRYNADLRDVFVEDALTQWSHHQWTGVGIGEYQQYFSAIIRVPTTDPHNVYALALVEGGWPLLLGFLFLMGVTMVWLVRHFRVSPLIVLAICASAATFVHAYIDVYWVRGTPSLAWLLVGIAGGAIAASMSAELEPKPEHEPVQIGRPATPMRR; encoded by the coding sequence GTGTACGTCGCCCTGCTGGGCGATCAGCCTGCTGCCGGCGTGGTCGGACTAGTACTAGCTGTGCTGCTCTTCCGCGATTGGCGTGTGTGGGCGACGCTCGCCGCCGCGACCCTGCCGTTCGCTGCCCCTCTGGTGGTCTCGGCTGGCGGTCTCGGGCTGGCGCTGTGCGACATCTTCGCGGTGCTTGCCCTGGCGTCGTACTACAGCCAAGGCAAGCACCGCGACTTGCCGTGGCGGCCGCTCGCGGCGGTGGCCGTGCCGGTCGCCGGGGCGGCGGTGTACTTCATCGTCGCTGGGCTCCAGGTTGTCGGCGTGCATCCGTCCATCCATACCGCGCTGACGCTGGTCCAGCGCATCGAGCTGGTCGTGGTGTGGCTGGTCTTGGGCGCCGTGATTTACCAGGGCAAGGCCTTGCGGCCCGTGCTGATTGTCTACGTCGCCGGATCGCTCCTGCTGGCCTTGGCTTGGTACGCCGCACCCGGCAGCACTGGGGTGCTCGGCGTGCAGAAGAACCCGGCGGGGTCGGTCATCGTGGTTGCGATTCTGATCGCCCTTATTATGTGGAAGTCCACTTGGCGGCTGGTGCCGGTCGTGATTCTTGTCGGCGGGCTGGCGTGCACCGGCAGCCGGGGTTCGATGGTCAGCCTCGCTGTCGCGGCCCTCGTGCTGCTGGCGCTCGGTCGCTCGCTGAAGACGAGCGTCATCGCTCTCGCTGGCATGGGGGCCGCAGCCTGGGCAGCGCTCGCCTTCCTCCCGGCCGCAATGGTAGACCGCATCCTGAACCGCAGCAGCGAGGGCCGATACAACGCAGACCTGCGAGACGTGTTCGTCGAAGACGCATTGACGCAGTGGTCACACCACCAGTGGACCGGTGTCGGGATCGGCGAGTACCAGCAGTACTTCTCGGCCATCATCCGAGTTCCTACCACCGACCCGCACAACGTGTACGCCCTAGCGCTGGTCGAGGGCGGGTGGCCACTGCTGCTCGGATTCCTCTTCCTCATGGGCGTGACGATGGTGTGGCTGGTTCGCCATTTCCGAGTGTCTCCGCTGATCGTTCTCGCGATCTGCGCGAGCGCCGCCACCTTTGTGCACGCCTACATCGACGTGTACTGGGTGCGCGGGACGCCCTCCCTGGCCTGGCTGTTGGTCGGCATCGCAGGTGGCGCAATCGCCGCGAGCATGTCGGCCGAGCTGGAGCCCAAGCCCGAGCACGAGCCAGTCCAGATAGGCCGACCTGCGACGCCTATGCGGCGGTGA
- a CDS encoding SGNH/GDSL hydrolase family protein, which yields MSKPARQVIDPSPLVTRLWGTFLILALSGGIAAGWAHFSSRVDETVGASSAIRAPKGPCDHDPVAAVPDLRDGDVVAAAIGDSFMYGQGAERPSGGYIDQVADAVAWDFSPFPNRGAGYVHYGMDRKGWDYGLMAERKVVPLNPDVVFIQGSPNDLPEPGVEDRAHQVFRYLARELPDAAIVVLGPIPAPDVRPELERLNGEIRDGAACAGVHFIDAFDRGWSIEHRPDGDVHPTQRGHDRLAQEVLSGLRDFAA from the coding sequence GTGAGCAAGCCGGCGCGCCAAGTCATCGATCCCTCCCCACTGGTGACCCGACTGTGGGGGACCTTCTTGATCCTGGCTCTTTCGGGAGGCATCGCGGCGGGATGGGCTCACTTCAGTTCCCGAGTCGACGAGACTGTCGGCGCCTCAAGCGCGATAAGGGCCCCGAAGGGGCCGTGCGATCACGATCCTGTGGCCGCCGTGCCTGACCTCCGCGATGGCGACGTGGTCGCCGCGGCGATCGGCGATTCCTTCATGTACGGGCAGGGTGCTGAACGGCCTAGCGGTGGGTACATCGACCAAGTTGCCGATGCTGTCGCCTGGGACTTCAGTCCATTCCCGAATCGCGGGGCGGGCTACGTGCATTACGGCATGGATCGCAAGGGCTGGGACTACGGATTGATGGCCGAGCGGAAGGTCGTGCCACTCAATCCGGACGTCGTTTTCATCCAGGGGAGCCCCAATGATCTCCCCGAGCCCGGCGTTGAGGATCGGGCTCACCAGGTGTTCCGCTACCTCGCGCGTGAGCTTCCGGACGCCGCAATCGTCGTGCTGGGGCCGATCCCCGCGCCTGACGTTCGGCCGGAACTCGAGCGCCTGAACGGGGAGATCCGCGACGGGGCAGCTTGCGCCGGTGTGCACTTCATCGACGCGTTCGACCGCGGCTGGAGCATTGAGCACCGTCCAGACGGTGACGTGCACCCCACGCAGCGCGGTCACGATCGACTCGCGCAGGAAGTCCTATCCGGTCTCCGCGACTTCGCTGCGTGA
- a CDS encoding DsrE family protein, with protein MPRPALIKVTCGTDDPERSNQAFTVAGAAVAAGAEVSLWLTGDAVWAAVPDRGLDLGLKHATPVATLLEVVLGGGAVTVCTQCATRRGITAADVADGVRIAGAAVFAEEALRDGVQALVY; from the coding sequence ATGCCTCGCCCCGCTCTCATCAAGGTCACCTGCGGCACCGACGACCCCGAGCGGTCCAACCAAGCCTTCACGGTCGCCGGTGCCGCCGTCGCGGCGGGGGCTGAAGTATCGTTGTGGCTGACCGGCGATGCCGTGTGGGCAGCCGTACCCGACCGAGGGCTCGACCTCGGGCTGAAGCACGCGACGCCGGTGGCGACGCTGCTCGAGGTGGTGCTGGGTGGCGGGGCGGTGACCGTGTGCACCCAGTGCGCCACCCGGCGTGGGATCACCGCGGCGGACGTCGCCGACGGGGTGCGGATCGCGGGTGCGGCGGTGTTCGCCGAGGAGGCGCTGCGCGACGGGGTGCAGGCGCTCGTCTACTGA
- the dtd gene encoding D-aminoacyl-tRNA deacylase yields MRAVIQRVLRASVRVVDDESVDPVGEVVGELAGPGLLVYLGVTHDDDARDVAWTARKVWDLRLLREERSASDVRAPVLVVSQFTLYGDARKGRRPTWQAAAPGPVSEPLYDAFCAELQRLGAHVECGVFGADMRVESVNDGPITLVLDSPRPQ; encoded by the coding sequence GTGCGAGCGGTGATCCAGCGTGTCCTGCGGGCGAGCGTGCGGGTGGTCGACGACGAGAGCGTCGACCCGGTCGGCGAGGTGGTCGGCGAGCTCGCCGGGCCCGGGCTGCTGGTCTATCTCGGCGTCACCCACGACGACGACGCGCGGGACGTCGCGTGGACGGCGCGCAAGGTCTGGGACCTGCGGCTGCTGCGCGAGGAGCGCTCCGCCTCCGACGTCCGCGCCCCGGTGCTCGTGGTCAGCCAGTTCACGCTGTACGGCGACGCCCGCAAGGGTCGGCGCCCCACCTGGCAGGCGGCCGCGCCCGGCCCGGTCAGCGAACCGCTGTACGACGCGTTCTGCGCCGAGCTCCAGCGCCTCGGCGCCCACGTCGAGTGCGGCGTCTTCGGCGCCGACATGCGGGTCGAGTCGGTCAACGACGGCCCGATCACCCTGGTCCTGGACAGCCCCCGGCCGCAGTAG
- a CDS encoding BKACE family enzyme gives MTAAPDSRPLPRNALLVTVAPTGAETAKGDVPQLPTTLEELVVAAKACEVAGAAMVHVHIRDDEHRPTLDLGRLTETVTALRESTGLVVQLSTGGSVHDPLEDRLRVLDAAPDSCSLTMGTVNFGDEVFLNPWPFVRELYRLSREREVVPEFELFDLGQVAALRRLLDTEGLPYGGRVHCDLVMGVPGGMPGTAPALVAAVGMLPPEVTSWSATGVGRSTLPVALGALSMGGHLRVGMEDVLSYAPGVPVTSNAQLVERAVALGRLAQREPVDGAGAAALLGVRPR, from the coding sequence ATGACGGCCGCCCCGGACTCCCGCCCGCTCCCCCGCAACGCTCTCCTCGTCACCGTCGCCCCCACCGGCGCCGAGACGGCCAAGGGCGACGTCCCTCAGCTCCCCACGACGCTGGAGGAGCTGGTCGTCGCCGCCAAGGCCTGCGAGGTCGCGGGCGCTGCGATGGTGCACGTGCACATCCGCGACGACGAGCACCGCCCCACCCTCGACCTCGGCCGGCTCACCGAAACCGTGACCGCGCTGCGCGAGAGCACCGGCCTGGTCGTGCAGCTCTCCACCGGCGGCTCGGTGCACGACCCGCTCGAGGACCGGCTGCGGGTGCTCGACGCCGCACCCGACTCGTGCAGCCTGACGATGGGCACCGTGAACTTCGGCGACGAGGTGTTCCTCAACCCCTGGCCGTTCGTGCGCGAGCTCTACCGGCTCAGCCGGGAGCGCGAGGTGGTGCCGGAGTTCGAGCTCTTCGACCTCGGCCAGGTCGCCGCGCTGCGCCGGCTGCTCGACACCGAGGGCCTGCCGTACGGCGGGCGGGTGCACTGCGACCTGGTGATGGGCGTGCCCGGCGGGATGCCCGGCACCGCACCTGCGCTGGTCGCGGCGGTCGGGATGCTGCCGCCCGAGGTGACCAGCTGGTCGGCCACCGGGGTGGGCCGCTCGACGCTGCCGGTCGCGCTGGGCGCCCTGTCGATGGGCGGGCACCTGCGGGTCGGCATGGAGGACGTGCTGTCCTACGCCCCCGGCGTGCCGGTGACCTCCAACGCCCAGCTCGTCGAGCGCGCGGTCGCGCTGGGGCGCCTGGCCCAGCGCGAGCCGGTCGACGGCGCCGGCGCGGCCGCGCTGCTCGGGGTGCGCCCTCGCTGA
- a CDS encoding polysaccharide biosynthesis tyrosine autokinase: protein MELRDYLRLLRRRWLMILSVTAVVLAAAATLTFTATPQYQSSAQLFVSTSSQSGGSDAYQGALFSGQRVTSYAQQVNTTQLADSVIADLDLDLTAAELTGKVSASVLPETVMVKITATDPEPALAQAIAQSYAEQLSAWIEEIETIGGRTPIRASLSDAASLPSDPSSPQPVRNLGLGLVLGLLLGVGLALLRELLDTSVKDPAEATTLTAAPMLGSIAYDAAARTEPLITSLPTTAPRAEAFRVIRTNLQFLEVDHAEKVVVVTSALPNEGKTSTSLNLALSLAQAGKKTLLIEGDLRRPKASAALGLDHAVGVTTVLVGKVSLEEAIQKHPGTDLRVLSAGAIPPNPAELLQSHAMTELLAKIRNDFDVVIIDAPPLLPVTDAALLASHADGALLVVRYGSTTRDQLAQSVERLASVDAKALGLVMNMVPARRSGSYGYGYGYGYAPETADAGKHQKA from the coding sequence GTGGAGTTGCGTGACTACCTGAGGCTGCTTCGGCGGCGCTGGCTGATGATCCTGTCCGTCACGGCGGTGGTGCTGGCGGCGGCGGCGACGTTGACGTTCACCGCGACGCCGCAGTACCAGTCCTCGGCGCAGCTCTTCGTCTCCACCTCCAGCCAGAGCGGTGGCAGCGACGCCTACCAGGGCGCGCTGTTCTCCGGGCAGCGGGTGACCTCCTACGCCCAGCAGGTCAACACGACCCAGCTGGCCGACTCGGTGATCGCCGACCTCGACCTCGACCTCACCGCCGCTGAGCTCACGGGCAAGGTGTCGGCCTCGGTGCTGCCCGAGACCGTGATGGTCAAGATCACCGCGACCGACCCGGAGCCCGCGCTGGCCCAGGCGATCGCGCAGTCCTACGCCGAGCAGCTCTCCGCCTGGATCGAGGAGATCGAGACGATCGGCGGACGCACCCCGATCCGCGCCAGCCTCTCCGACGCGGCGTCCCTGCCGAGCGACCCGTCCTCGCCGCAGCCGGTGCGCAACCTGGGCCTCGGCCTGGTGCTCGGCCTGCTGCTGGGTGTCGGCCTGGCGCTGCTGCGCGAGCTGCTCGACACCAGCGTCAAGGACCCGGCCGAGGCCACCACGCTCACCGCGGCGCCGATGCTCGGCTCGATCGCCTACGACGCCGCGGCCCGCACCGAGCCGCTGATCACCTCGCTGCCCACGACGGCGCCGCGCGCCGAGGCGTTCCGGGTGATCCGCACCAACCTGCAGTTCCTCGAGGTCGACCACGCCGAGAAGGTCGTGGTCGTGACCTCGGCGCTGCCCAACGAGGGCAAGACCAGCACCTCGCTCAACCTGGCGCTGTCGCTGGCCCAGGCCGGCAAGAAGACGCTCCTCATCGAGGGTGACCTGCGCCGCCCCAAGGCCAGTGCCGCGCTCGGCCTCGACCACGCCGTCGGCGTCACCACCGTGCTGGTCGGCAAGGTCAGCCTCGAGGAGGCGATCCAGAAGCACCCGGGCACCGACCTGAGGGTGCTCAGCGCCGGGGCGATCCCCCCGAACCCGGCCGAGCTGCTCCAGTCGCACGCGATGACCGAGCTGCTGGCCAAGATCCGCAACGACTTCGACGTCGTGATCATCGACGCCCCGCCGCTGCTCCCGGTCACCGACGCGGCCCTGCTGGCCTCGCACGCCGACGGCGCGCTGCTCGTGGTCCGCTACGGCTCCACCACCCGCGACCAGCTCGCGCAGTCGGTCGAGCGGCTCGCCAGCGTCGACGCCAAGGCGCTGGGCCTGGTCATGAACATGGTGCCCGCGCGGCGCAGCGGCAGCTACGGCTACGGGTACGGCTACGGCTACGCACCCGAGACCGCCGACGCCGGCAAGCACCAGAAGGCCTGA
- the mshD gene encoding mycothiol synthase, with translation MSIEQIAHEAEEADGAAPLDEATWRALAHHERVRAWESEDGFALLVGADLSLVVRPTARRRGVGRALLEHVLANTEAAGPAQLLAWSHGNHPGAAALAAAYDFERVRDLWVMRRDASDPLPALTVPAGIEVRGYRPQDAEEVVRVNAAAFAAHPEQGAMDAAELEERMRADWFDPAGLLVATEAGSDRLLGFHWTKRHSPELGEVYVVGIDPAAQGRGLGSLLTLAGLHHLTDAGVREVLLYVESDNAPAIAVYSRLGFRHDDVDTHVQYRRG, from the coding sequence ATGAGCATCGAGCAGATCGCCCACGAGGCGGAGGAGGCGGACGGCGCCGCGCCGCTGGACGAGGCGACCTGGCGGGCGCTCGCCCACCACGAGCGGGTGCGGGCCTGGGAGAGCGAGGACGGCTTCGCGCTGCTGGTCGGCGCCGACCTGAGCCTGGTCGTGCGCCCGACCGCCCGCCGCCGCGGGGTCGGGCGGGCACTCCTCGAGCACGTCCTCGCCAACACCGAGGCCGCCGGCCCCGCGCAGCTGCTCGCCTGGTCGCACGGCAACCACCCCGGGGCGGCCGCGCTCGCCGCGGCGTACGACTTCGAGCGGGTGCGGGACCTGTGGGTGATGCGCCGCGACGCGAGCGACCCGCTGCCGGCGCTGACGGTGCCGGCCGGGATCGAGGTGCGCGGCTACCGGCCGCAGGACGCCGAGGAGGTGGTGCGCGTCAACGCCGCCGCCTTCGCCGCCCACCCCGAGCAGGGCGCGATGGACGCCGCGGAGCTCGAGGAGCGGATGCGCGCGGACTGGTTCGACCCCGCGGGGCTGCTGGTCGCCACCGAGGCCGGCTCGGACCGGCTGCTCGGCTTCCACTGGACCAAGCGCCACTCCCCCGAGCTCGGCGAGGTCTACGTCGTGGGCATCGACCCGGCCGCGCAGGGACGCGGACTCGGCTCCCTGCTCACCCTCGCCGGCCTGCACCACCTCACCGACGCCGGGGTGCGCGAGGTGCTGCTCTACGTCGAGTCCGACAACGCCCCCGCCATCGCCGTCTACTCCCGTCTCGGCTTCCGCCACGACGACGTGGACACGCACGTGCAGTACCGGCGCGGCTGA
- a CDS encoding sugar nucleotide-binding protein, whose translation MTEPVATLRVEETAIPGLLVVQLPVHADSRGWFKENWQREKMTALGLPDFGPVQNNISFNARRGATRGIHAEPWDKLVSVATGRVFGAWVDLRAGDSLGTVVHLEVGPGTAVFVPRGVGNSYQALEDATAYSYLVNEHWRPGTTYPAVALDDPALAIPWPVPLAEADVSEKDRHNPTLDAVEPMAGRRTLVLGGHGQLGQALAEAFPGSHVVGRDELDVTDPEALAAWPWGEYDVVINAAAWTGVDDAETPDGRAGAWAANAQAPAALARVATEHRLTLVHYSSDYVFDGTREVHTEDEPLSPLGVYGQTKAAGDVAVATTPRHYLLRTSWVVGAGGNFVRTMQSLAARGVSPSVVDDQIGRLTFTDELARATRHLLDVGAAYGTYHVSNAGDPLSWAGLARAVFALSGRSGDDVTPVSTEEYAAGKAMAPRPRHSVLDLTRIRATGFEPEDQLVALRRYCAESPG comes from the coding sequence GTGACGGAGCCTGTCGCGACCCTTCGCGTGGAGGAGACCGCGATCCCCGGCCTCCTCGTGGTGCAGCTGCCCGTGCACGCCGACTCCCGCGGCTGGTTCAAGGAGAACTGGCAGCGCGAGAAGATGACCGCCCTCGGGCTGCCCGACTTCGGGCCGGTGCAGAACAACATCTCCTTCAACGCCCGGCGCGGCGCCACCCGCGGCATCCACGCCGAGCCCTGGGACAAGCTGGTCTCGGTGGCCACCGGACGGGTCTTCGGCGCGTGGGTGGACCTGCGGGCGGGCGACAGCCTCGGCACCGTGGTCCACCTCGAGGTCGGTCCCGGCACCGCGGTGTTCGTCCCGCGCGGGGTCGGCAACTCCTACCAGGCGCTCGAGGACGCGACGGCGTACTCCTACCTGGTCAACGAGCACTGGCGCCCCGGCACGACCTACCCCGCCGTCGCGCTCGACGACCCGGCGCTCGCGATCCCGTGGCCGGTGCCGCTCGCCGAGGCCGACGTCTCCGAGAAGGACCGGCACAACCCCACCCTCGACGCCGTGGAGCCGATGGCCGGGCGGCGCACGCTGGTGCTCGGCGGGCACGGCCAGCTCGGGCAGGCGCTCGCGGAGGCGTTCCCGGGCAGCCACGTCGTGGGCCGCGACGAGCTCGACGTGACCGACCCCGAGGCGCTGGCCGCCTGGCCGTGGGGGGAGTACGACGTGGTGATCAACGCCGCCGCCTGGACCGGCGTCGACGACGCCGAGACGCCGGACGGGCGGGCCGGGGCGTGGGCGGCGAACGCCCAGGCGCCCGCCGCGCTGGCCCGGGTGGCCACCGAGCACCGGCTGACGCTGGTGCACTACTCCTCCGACTACGTCTTCGACGGCACCCGCGAGGTGCACACCGAGGACGAGCCGCTGAGCCCGCTCGGCGTCTACGGGCAGACCAAGGCCGCGGGCGACGTCGCGGTCGCGACCACCCCGCGGCACTACCTGCTGCGCACCTCGTGGGTGGTCGGCGCCGGCGGCAACTTCGTGCGGACGATGCAGTCGCTGGCCGCCCGGGGCGTCTCGCCGAGCGTGGTCGACGACCAGATCGGCCGGCTGACGTTCACCGACGAGCTCGCGCGCGCCACCCGGCACCTGCTCGACGTCGGCGCGGCGTACGGCACCTATCACGTCAGCAACGCCGGCGACCCGCTGTCGTGGGCGGGGCTCGCGCGGGCGGTCTTCGCGCTCAGCGGTCGCTCGGGCGACGACGTGACGCCGGTGAGCACCGAGGAGTACGCCGCGGGCAAGGCGATGGCGCCCCGCCCGCGCCACAGCGTGCTCGACCTGACCCGGATCCGCGCCACCGGCTTCGAGCCGGAGGACCAGCTGGTCGCGCTGCGGCGCTACTGCGCGGAGTCTCCGGGCTGA
- the rfbB gene encoding dTDP-glucose 4,6-dehydratase, which translates to MNRILVTGGAGFIGSNFVHHLVARTDARVTVLDRLTYAASREAIDALPSDRVSLVVGDVADGAVVDPLVAEHDAVVHFAAESHNDNSLADPSPFIHTNLVGTFTLLEAVRKAGTRLHHVSTDEVYGDLALDDPQRFTEATAYNPSSPYSATKAGSDHLVRAWVRSFGVQATISNCSNNYGPWQHVEKFIPRQITNVLAGGRPKVYGAGLNVRDWIHAEDHSAAVWTILTRGRIGETYLIGADGERTNLEVVRAILRQLGRPEDDFDLVTDRAGHDLRYAIDSTKLRTELGWAPAYADFEAGLAATVEWYAAHEDWWRPHKGAVESAYAAKGQ; encoded by the coding sequence ATGAACCGCATCCTCGTGACCGGTGGCGCCGGATTCATCGGCTCCAACTTCGTGCATCACCTCGTCGCCCGGACCGACGCGCGGGTCACCGTGCTGGACCGGCTGACCTACGCCGCCAGCCGCGAGGCGATCGACGCGCTGCCGTCGGACCGGGTCTCGCTGGTGGTCGGCGACGTGGCCGACGGGGCGGTCGTCGACCCGCTCGTCGCCGAGCACGACGCGGTGGTCCACTTCGCCGCGGAGTCCCACAACGACAACTCGCTGGCCGACCCCTCGCCGTTCATCCACACCAACCTGGTCGGCACCTTCACCCTGCTCGAGGCGGTCCGCAAGGCCGGGACCCGGCTCCACCACGTCTCCACCGACGAGGTGTACGGCGACCTCGCGCTCGACGACCCGCAGCGCTTCACCGAGGCCACGGCGTACAACCCCTCCAGCCCGTACTCCGCCACCAAGGCCGGCTCGGACCACCTGGTGCGGGCGTGGGTGCGCAGCTTCGGGGTGCAGGCGACGATCTCCAACTGCTCCAACAACTACGGGCCCTGGCAGCACGTCGAGAAGTTCATCCCGCGCCAGATCACCAACGTGCTCGCCGGCGGCCGGCCCAAGGTGTACGGCGCGGGGCTCAACGTGCGCGACTGGATCCACGCCGAGGACCACTCCGCCGCCGTGTGGACGATCCTCACCCGCGGGCGCATCGGCGAGACCTACCTGATCGGCGCCGACGGGGAGCGCACCAACCTGGAGGTCGTGCGCGCGATCCTGCGCCAGCTCGGGCGCCCGGAGGACGACTTCGACCTGGTGACCGACCGCGCCGGGCACGACCTGCGCTACGCGATCGACTCCACCAAGCTGCGCACCGAGCTCGGCTGGGCGCCGGCGTACGCCGACTTCGAGGCCGGGCTCGCCGCCACCGTCGAGTGGTACGCCGCGCACGAGGACTGGTGGCGCCCCCACAAGGGCGCGGTCGAGAGCGCCTACGCGGCGAAGGGCCAGTGA